One window from the genome of Oryza glaberrima chromosome 3, OglaRS2, whole genome shotgun sequence encodes:
- the LOC127768396 gene encoding uncharacterized protein LOC127768396 — MAGSSGGATSSSSRNSVERFYLPPHSRRQQQQQQQQRLRSPTSPSLSPSPSPRSGRHKAAAAAPPAVAAAAAVGAGVLTDGDSRVDSDDSSSTSSKPSVASTATATTTAADVNVTAVEESGNLERFLTSTTPSVPFQYLPKTSLKMWRTGDCTNTSPYFCLEDLWESFREWSAYGAGVPLLLNGSDSVTQYYVPYLSAIQLYADPSRSVSRTRRLGDESDGEYLDASSESSSETDVDRLRVSSVEATHGMANGSLRTDDADGYASASSPIFQYMERDPPFCREPLTDKVSILASRFPALKAFKSCDLLPSSWMSVAWYPIYRIPTGPTLEDLDACFLTFHCLATPSKDSDSTTPACPGFGGISPCANATGKLSLPAFGLASYKLRSSIWASDGTQGQRVTSLMEEAGNWLSCVQVEHPDFRFFVSRSGTWR; from the exons atggcggggtcctccggcggcgccacctcctcctcctcccgcaacAGCGTCGAACGATTCTACCTGCCTCCCCATTCCcgccgccagcagcagcagcagcagcagcagcggctgcggagCCCCACGTCCCCTTCACTGtccccgtcgccgtccccgcggTCGGGGAGGCAcaaggcggccgccgcggcgccaccggcggtggcggctgcggcggcggtgggcgcgggtGTGCTGACGGACGGGGATAGCAGGGTGGATTCGGACGactcctcgtcgacgtcgtccaAGCCTTCCGTGGCATCCACGGCGACTGCCACGACCACCGCGGCTGACGTGAATGtgacggcggtggaggagagtGGGAATTTGGAGAGGTTTCTCACCTCCACCACTCCCTCCGTGCCCTTCCAATACCTGCCCAAG ACAAGCTTGAAAATGTGGAGGACTGGTGATTGTACAAATACATCACCATATTTCTGCCTTGAAGATCTTTGGGAATCTTTCAGGGAGTGGAGTGCTTATGGAGCTGGCGTTCCCCTGTTGCTAAATGGCAGTGACTCTGTAACACAGTATTACGTGCCATATCTGTCTGCTATCCAGTTGTATGCAGATCCATCAAGATCTGTTTCAAGAACCAG GCGCCTTGGGGATGAAAGTGATGGGGAATACCTGGATGCTAGCAGCGAGAGTAGCAGTGAAACTGATGTTGACCGATTAAGAGTCTCATCCGTGGAAGCTACACATGGGATGGCAAATGGTAGTTTGCGAACTGATGATGCTGATGGTTATGCATCTGCAAGTTCTCCAATCTTTCAGTATATGGAGAGGGATCCCCCGTTTTGTAGAGAACCTCTGACAGACAAG GTATCAATTCTTGCTAGTAGATTTCCAGCTCTGAAGGCATTCAAAAGCTGTGATCTGCTGCCATCCAGTTGGATGTCTGTTGCATG GTACCCCATATATAGAATTCCAACAGGGCCGACGTTGGAAGACCTTGATGCCTGTTTCTTGACATTCCATTGCCTAGCAACACCTTCTAAGG ATAGCGATAGCACTACACCAGCATGCCCTGGTTTTGGTGGCATCAGCCCTTGCGCGAATGCAACTGGCAAGCTATCTTTGCCTGCCTTTGGACTGGCATCTTACAAACTTCGCAGCTCCATTTGGGCATCCGATGGGACCCAAGGACAGCGTGTCACCTCGCTGATGGAGGAGGCTGGCAACTGGCTCAGCTGCGTACAAGTAGAGCATCCAGATTTCCGTTTTTTCGTCTCCCGTTCCGGTACGTGGAGATGA
- the LOC127766252 gene encoding uncharacterized protein LOC127766252 — translation MRAAKSSSPRSSSLPANAHSKRETERMRDLEEFRGGSAPPRDGDERTVASSSSTPWWSGDPEAKRRRRVAAYKAYAVEARVKASLRRGFRWIKDRFVRRW, via the coding sequence ATGCGAGCTGCCAAAAGCTCCTCTCCTcgctcgtcgtcgttgccggcaAACGCGCACTCAAAGAGAGAGACGGAACGCATGAGGGATCTCGAGGAGTTCCGGGGcgggtcggcgccgccgcgcgacggcgacgagaggacggtggcctcgtcgtcgtcgacgccgtggTGGTCCGGCGACCCGGAGGCGAAGCGCCGGCGGAGGGTGGCCGCGTACAAGGCCTACGCCGTCGAGGCCAGGGTCAAGGCGTCGCTCCGCCGGGGGTTCCGGTGGATCAAGGATCGCTTCGTCCGCCGCTGGTGA
- the LOC127766251 gene encoding phosphoribosylformylglycinamidine cyclo-ligase, chloroplastic/mitochondrial: protein MAAAADRLLHLLRAAPASPAPAAVPSSRTRATFYHQPRSLRLAAGASGMRRVAVACSSAGAGGSGVEGDEEGMTYKGAGVDIDAGTELVRRIGRLAPAIGGFGGLFPFGDQFLVAGTDGVGTKLKLAFETGIHDTIGIDLVAMSVNDIVTSGAKPLFFLDYYATSKLDVDLAEKVIKGIVDGCQQSDCALLGGETAEMPDFYKEGEYDLSGFAVGAVKKDKVIDGKNIVEGDIIIGLPSSGVHSNGFSLARRVLEKSGLSLNDQLPRNDGMTTTVGEALMAPTVIYVKQVLEIISKGGVKGIAHITGGGFTDNIPRVFPSGLGAKIFTAAWEVPPVFRWIQEVGKIEDAEMRRTFNMGIGMVLVVSKEAADGILEGTHGPNHAYRIGEVISGEGVHYV, encoded by the exons atggccgccgccgccgaccgcctcctccacctcctccgcgccgcgcctGCTTCcccggcccccgccgccgtcccgtcgTCCCGCACCCGAGCCACCTTCTACCACCAGCCGCGGAGCCTCCGCCTGGCGGCAGGGGCATCCGGTATGCGCCGCGTTGCCGTGGCCTGCAGCtccgcgggcgcgggcgggagcggGGTCgagggcgatgaggaggggATGACGTACAAGGGCGCCGGCGTGGATATCGACGCCGGGACGGAGCTCGTCCGCCGCATCGGCAGGTTGGCTCCAGCGATAGGCGGCTTCGGTGGCCTCTTCCCCTTCG GTGACCAATTTCTTGTTGCTGGAACCGATGGAGTCGGGACGAAGCTCAAGCTTGCGTTTGAAACTGGTATCCATGACACAATTGGGATTGATCTG GTGGCTATGAGTGTTAATGACATTGTGACTTCGGGTGCAAAACCACTGTTCTTCCTAGACTACTATGCTACGAGCAAGCTCGACGTTGATCTAGCAGAGAAG GTTATCAAGGGGATTGTCGATGGATGCCAGCAATCAGATTGTGCTCTGCTAGGAGGAGAG ACAGCAGAAATGCCTGATTTCTATAAAGAAGGTGAATATGATCTAAGTGGCTTTGCTGTGGGTGCTGTTAAGAAGGATAAGGTCATCGATGGTAAAAATATCGTGGAGGGAGATATCATCATTGGTCTTCCTTCTAGTGGGGTTCATTCTAACGGGTTCTCCCTTGCTAGAAG agtacTGGAGAAAAGTGGACTTTCGTTGAATGACCAGCTCCCCAGAAATGATGGCATGACAACTACTGTTGGTGAAGCTCTCATGGCACCAACTGTTATCTATGTTAAGCAG GTGCTCGAGATTATTAGCAAGGGTGGTGTAAAAGGAATAGCCCATATTACTGGTGGTGGCTTCACCGATAATATCCCAAGAGTATTTCCTTCTGGACTTGGGGCAAAGATTTTTACTGCAGCATGGGAAGTGCCACCTGTATTCAGGTGGATTCAAGAG GTTGGAAAAATTGAAGATGCAGAGATGAGGCGCACGTTCAACATGGGAATTGGAATGGTCCTTGTGGTAAGCAAAGAAGCAGCTGATGGAATTCTCGAAGGTACCCATGGACCGAACCACGCATATCGCATTGGAGAGGTGATCAGTGGTGAGGGAGTCCACTACGTCTGA
- the LOC127766250 gene encoding uncharacterized protein LOC127766250, which yields MDVEKPTSKGHGFFSLFDWGKKSKKRLVSGNGSDSPAPRVSENFRESDGGTPSTRPNSFLEDAPSLKESSEHSCSSSVVDDEALARRGPTVVARLMGLDSMPTASSSGSYTMPLTVQQSPQNSTIHDEFIGRSYVGSPHKMPGSPHKMPGSPIDRFRMEALPPRFAKRTLSVAQNKLSPMKNPNHISSRNAADIMEAASRIIGTGVEVISPYRVRDVGYANTVRVYSQREIAIVQQRPPRMNEALKKRDGLTSYRLPTGKPLDGSLKSSGNTSASVVSQSNGGAPVGPKVKASSRSSPDSRATNVQGREDISKISRKLATRDPERRMVERNGINQGKNNNQVGMASSSNVLVQNNRKQNAMVKHKVNSKPPTPNRQRSNTQSINGTMRKVGTAGTPSENNTQGNRNVELRSTGHANRRQNSTAKSIPKPGRLPDGRIHSVKTRPSDKDIADRSQRRVRHNIVIDEQSPFSMNKKKISTDIVSFTFTAPVDKPLSGYRLPNHLVEKQFMKNASSVPNSSETSSAKFDSIDGDYLGLLLEQKLRELTSGVRSPYCKPAKDVRIYAPSSVLEDSQSACETSSIASTDYDRESVQSYKDGKGSFTQTDLASKSGQSSQSVKYDNDAMDQMEIERLHLSPLSTWDASVSTETGSSTESWRSANGTKVFSSTEGATTSDSACFSKFLEADAFSEYSDTASSITVTTTDIPPSDSSSSSRMDCRQEIDFIREILNTSPLNGQICSGLERFINSDILDLQLLEDLNGDIRLAVGVAEGKTLRMNRRLLFECVNEILSVRCAYYFNAGYGSWFLGMAILKKLTAEEIYAEMTDLKVAEEWMVDELVYKEMSSPLGSWVDFKLESYESGIDITTELLGSLIDEMVADLLLVSDTSL from the exons ATGGATGTGGAGAAGCCTACTTCAAAGGGACATGGCTTCTTTAGCCTGTTTGATTGGGGCAAGAAGTCCAAGAAGCGGCTGGTCAGTGGAAATGGGAGCGATTCTCCGGCTCCAA GGGTTTCTGAAAATTTCAGGGAATCTGATGGTGGCACACCAAGCACTCGACCAAATTCG TTCCTTGAAGATGCACCGAGTTTGAAGGAAAGCAGTGAGCACAGTTGCTCATCTTCAGTGGTTGACGATGAAGCTCTTGCGAGGAGGGGCCCCACTGTTGTAGCAAGGCTTATGGGTCTGGATTCCATGCCCACAGCAAGCTCATCTGGATCCTATACGATGCCATTAACTGTGCAGCAGTCCCCCCAGAACAGTACTATCCATGATGAGTTCATTGGCAGAAGCTATGTTGGCAGTCCTCATAAGATGCCCGGTAGTCCTCATAAGATGCCTGGTAGTCCTATTGACCGGTTTAGGATGGAAGCATTGCCACCAAGATTTGCCAAAAGGACACTGTCGGTTGCGCAAAACAAGTTGTCCCCCATGAAGAATCCTAATCATATATCTAGCAGAAATGCTGCTGATATAATGGAGGCGGCGTCTAGGATTATAGGGACTGGAGTTGAGGTTATTAGCCCTTACAGAGTTCGTGATGTTGGATATGCAAATACTGTTCGTGTATACAGCCAAAGAGAGATTGCGATAGTCCAACAAAGGCCACCAAGAATGAATGAAGCACTGAAGAAGCGTGATGGCTTGACATCTTATAGGCTACCAACTGGAAAGCCTTTGGATGGAAGTCTGAAAAGTTCAGGGAACACCTCTGCTTCTGTGGTCTCACAGTCAAATGGAGGTGCTCCAGTTGGCCCAAAGGTCAAGGCCAGCAGTCGATCATCACCAGATTCTAGAGCAACTAATGTTCAAGGAAGGGAAGATATAAGCAAGATTAGCAGAAAACTTGCAACTCGGGATCCTGAGCGGAGAATGGTTGAGAGAAATGGGATTAACCAAGGGAAGAATAACAATCAAGTGGGCATGGCAAGTTCGTCCAATGTGCTTGTGCAAAATAACAGAAAGCAAAATGCTATGGTTAAGCACAAGGTGAATTCCAAGCCACCAACACCCAACCGGCAAAGAAGCAACACACAATCAATAAATGGCACTATGAGAAAGGTTGGGACTGCCGGCACACCGTCTGAAAACAATACTCAAGGTAACAGAAACGTGGAATTGCGGTCAACTGGCCATGCAAATAGAAGGCAAAATTCTACAGCCAAATCAATCCCCAAGCCAGGAAGATTACCAGATGGGAGGATACATTCAGTGAAAACCCGTCCAAGTGATAAAGATATTGCTGACAGAAGCCAAAGGCGTGTTCGGCACAATATTGTAATAGATGAGCAATCACCTTTTTCCATGAACAAGAAGAAAATTAGCACTGATATTGTTTCATTCACATTCACCGCACCAGTTGATAAACCATTATCTGGTTATCGCCTACCCAATCATTTAGTGGAAAAACAGTTTATGAAAAACGCGAGCTCAGTACCAAATTCAAGCGAGACATCGAGTGCTAAATTTGATTCAATTGATGGTGATTATTTGGGTCTCCTTTTAGAGCAGAAGTTGAGAGAACTTACTTCTGGGGTTAGGTCACCCTACTGTAAGCCAGCCAAAGATGTTCGGATATATGCCCCATCATCAGTTCTGGAAGATTCACAATCAGCATGTGAAACATCGAGCATTGCATCTACTGATTATGATAGGGAGTCCGTCCAATCCTATAAGGATGGAAAAGGCAGTTTCACCCAGACAGATCTTGCATCAAAGAGTGGTCAG TCATCTCAATCTGTGAAGTATGATAATGATGCCATGGATCAAATGGAGATAGAGCGCCTTCACCTCAGTCCCCTTTCAACATGGGATGCTTCTGTTTCAACTGAAACCGGTAGCTCAACAGAGAGCTGGAGAAGCGCAAATG GAACCAAAGTATTTAGCTCAACGGAAGGTGCAACAACGTCTGATTCTGCATGCTTCAGTAAATTCCTGGAAGCTGACGCTTTCTCGGAGTATTCTGACACAGCCTCATCAATCACTGTGACTACGACGGACATCCCCCCATCAGATAGCAGCAGTTCAAGCCGAATGGATTGCAGACAGGAGATTGATTTCATAAGAGAAATATTAAACACCAGTCCTCTTAATGGTCAAATTTGCTCAGGCTTGGAGCGATTCATTAACTCAGATATCCTGGATCTACAACTACTGGAAGACTTAAATGGCGATATTCGGCTGGCGGTGGGTGTAGCAGAGGGCAAAACACTCCGAATGAATCGGAGGCTGCTCTTCGAATGTGTAAACGAGATACTGAGTGTGAGATGTGCATACTATTTCAATGCCGGCTACGGCTCATGGTTCTTGGGGATGGCAATTCTGAAGAAGCTCACAGCTGAAGAAATCTATGCGGAGATGACAGATCTGAAGGTTGCTGAGGAGTGGATGGTGGATGAACTCGTGTACAAAGAAATGAGTAGTCCTCTGGGGAGCTGGGTAGATTTCAAGTTGGAGTCATACGAATCTGGCATTGACATTACAACAGAGTTGCTTGGTTCCTTGATCGATGAAATGGTTGCTGATCTACTTCTAGTGTCTGACACTTCTTTGTAG
- the LOC127767514 gene encoding protein transport protein SEC13 homolog B-like: protein MSSNKIELDHKDMVHDSAIDYYGKRLATASSDSTVQISSIGGASAPSQLLATLSGHYGPVWRVAWAHPKFGSILASCGYDGRVVVWKEGAAGQWSQAHVFDNHKSSLNSIAWAPYELGLCLACGSADGSISVMTMRPDGGWDSTTIEQAHPVGVMAVSWAPATALGSIVGSGELVQKLVSGGFDCVVKVWAFVNGSWKLDSVLPSDMHTDCVRDVSWAPVLGLAKFTIASASEDGKVVIWTKGKEGDKWEGKVMHDFEAPAWRVSWSLTGNILSVAAGSGDITLWKEASDGQWEKVTKVEP from the coding sequence ATGTCGTCAAACAAGATAGAGCTTGACCACAAGGACATGGTCCATGATTCTGCCATCGACTACTACGGGAAGCGCCTTGCCACAGCCTCCTCGGACTCCACCGTGCAGATCAGCAGCATTGGAGGTGCATCCGCGCCATCCCAGCTGCTTGCAACCCTCAGCGGACACTATGGACCTGTGTGGCGTGTTGCATGGGCCCATCCCAAGTTTGGTTCGATTCTTGCATCCTGCGGCTACGATGGCCGTGTCGTAGTTTGGAAGGAGGGTGCAGCTGGGCAATGGTCTCAGGCTCACGTATTCGACAACCACAAGTCTTCACTCAACTCCATTGCTTGGGCTCCGTATGAGCTTGGCCTTTGCCTTGCCTGTGGCTCTGCCGACGGGAGCATCTCTGTCATGACCATGCGCCCGGATGGAGGATGGGACTCCACAACAATTGAGCAAGCACACCCTGTTGGGGTGATGGCAGTCTCATGGGCTCCAGCAACCGCACTCGGTTCCATTGTTGGCTCAGGGGAACTTGTCCAGAAGCTCGTCTCTGGTGGCTTCGACTGTGTTGTCAAGGTGTGGGCTTTTGTCAATGGCAGCTGGAAGCTGGATAGCGTTCTGCCCTCCGACATGCACACGGACTGCGTTAGAGATGTATCCTGGGCACCTGTTTTGGGCCTCGCAAAGTTTACAATCGCCAGTGCCTCTGAAGACGGTAAGGTTGTCATCTGGACCAAGGGGAAAGAGGGCGACAAATGGGAAGGGAAGGTGATGCATGACTTCGAGGCTCCGGCATGGAGGGTGTCCTGGTCACTGACCGGAAACATACTGTCCGTGGCGGCCGGCTCCGGCGATATCACACTGTGGAAGGAGGCATCAGATGGTCAGTGGGAGAAGGTGACCAAGGTGGAGCCATAG
- the LOC127767515 gene encoding uncharacterized protein LOC127767515: MSSNPVGVDNTFRRKFDKEEYLERARQREREEKEEARKGKEKGPPVQRQPLKHRDYEVDLESRLGKTQVVTPIAPLSQQAGYYCKVCECVVKDSANYLDHINGKKHQRALGMSMRVERASLEQVQKRFESLKKRKDPGSFSEQDLDERILKQQQEDEERKRQRKEKKKEKKKELAAQNEPEEDIDPDVAAMMGFGGFRSSKK; this comes from the exons ATGTCTAGCAAT CCGGTTGGTGTCGATAACACTTTCCGGAGGAAATTTGACAAGGAGGAGTACTTGGAACGAGCTCGGCAGAGGGAGCGGGAGGAAAAG GAAGAAGCGCGGAAAGGCAAGG AAAAGGGCCCTCCTGTGCAAAGGCAACCTTTGAAGCATAGGGACTATGAAGTTGACCTTGAGTCCCGTCTTGGCAAGACTCAG GTGGTAACTCCAATTGCACCTTTGAGTCAACAG GCTGGTTACTATTGTAAAGTTTGTGAATGTGTCGTTAAAGATTCAGCTAACTATTTGGACCATATAAATGGCAAGAAAC ATCAGAGAGCATTGGGCATGTCTATGCGTGTTGAGAGAGCATCACTTGAACAG GTTCAGAAAAGGTTTGAGTCACTTAAGAAGAGGAAAGACCCAGGTAGCTTTAGTGAACAAG ATTTGGATGAGAGAATATTGAAACAGCAGCAAGAGGATGAGGAGAGGAAGCGCCAAcgcaaagaaaagaagaaagagaaaaag AAAGAGCTGGCTGCCCAGAATGAACCTGAGGAGGACATAGACCCTGATGTTGCTGCCATGATGGGTTTCGGAGGCTTCCGTTCCTCAAAGAAATGA
- the LOC127765162 gene encoding calreticulin-like: MAIPRRSAAAVAAVVALASVAAVAGEVFFQEKFDDGWEDRWVKSEWKKDDNTAGEWNHTSGKWYGDADDKGIQTSEDYRFYAISAKYPEFSSKDKTLVLQFSVKHEQKLDCGGGYVKLLGGDVDQKKFGGETPYSIMFGPDICGYATKKVHAILTKNGKNHLIKKDVPCETDQLTHVYTLIIRPDAKYSILIDNTEKQTGSIYDDWNIIPPKNKRDPEAKKPEDWDDNEYIPDPEDKKPEGYDDIPKEITDPEATKPEDWDDEEDGEWTAPTIPNPEYKGPWNQKKLKNPNYKGKWKAPLIPNPDYKDDPYIYAFDSLNHIGIELWQVKSGTLFDNILITDDPEYAKKFAEETWAKHKDAEKAAFDEAEKKRLEEESANSKIDDSDDDASDDEDEADDDKADVVAEQTKDKGDEKPQDIKVSADEKPKSSKDDSSAAKKDEL, from the exons ATGGATGGGAGGATCGGTGGGTCAAATCTGAGTGGAAGAAGGATGACAACACGGCCGGCGAATGGAACCACACCTCCGGCAAGTGGtacggcgacgccgacgacaaGG GTATCCAGACGTCAGAGGACTACAGATTCTACGCCATTTCGGCCAAGTACCCTGAGTTCAGCAGCAAGGACAAGACCCTCGTGCTGCAGTTCTCGGTGAAGCACGAGCAGAAGctcgactgcggcggcggctacgtGAAATTGCTCGGTGGCGACGTTGACCAGAAGAAGTTTGGTGGCGAGACGCCGTACAG CATCATGTTTGGACCAGATATCTGCGGGTATGCCACCAAGAAGGTTCACGCTATCCTTACAAAGAACGGCAAGAACCATCTAATCAAGAAGGACGTGCCATGCGAGACCGATCAACTGACGCACGTCTACACCTTGATCATCCGTCCTGACGCCAAATACAGCATTCTGATCGATAACACTGAGAAGCAAACTGGAAGCATCTATGATGATTGGAACATTATTCCTCCAAAGAATAAGAGGGATCCTGAAGCCAAGAAG CCAGAAGACTGGGACGACAATGAATACATTCCTGATCCTGAGGACAAGAAGCCTGAG GGCTATGATGATATCCCTAAGGAAATTACTGACCCAGAAGCAACTAAG CCTGAGGACTGggatgatgaggaagatggagaatggACAGCTCCAACCATTCCAAACCCTGAGTACAAGGGACCATGGAACCAAAAG AAACTTAAGAACCCTAATTACAAGGGCAAATGGAAGGCACCATTGATCCCCAACCCAG ATTACAAGGATGATCCTTACATCTACGCTTTTGACAGTTTGAACCACATTGGCATTGAGCTGTGGCAG GTTAAGTCGGGAACTTTGTTTGACAACATTCTTATCACTGATGACCCTGAGTATGCCAAGAAATTTGCAGAAGAAACCTGGGCCAAGCATAAAGAT GCTGAGAAAGCCGCCTTTGATGAGGCTGAGAAGAAGAGGCTTGAGGAG GAATCTGCAAACTCTAAAAtcgacgacagcgacgacgacgctaGT gatgatgaggatgaggcgGACGATGACAAGGCTGATGTCGTTGCTGAGCAGACCAAGGACAAGGGTGATGAGAAACCGCAGGACATCAAGGTCTCTGCTGATGAGAAGCCAAAGAGCAGCAAGGATGATTCTTCCGCTGCGAAGAAGGACGAGCTTtag